The genome window AATAAGATGCTGCTAAAGTTAACCCTACTAGCACAACACCTGATCCTTTACGTTTTGCCATTATAAATCCCTCCCAAAAATATAGAAACTGGCTCTGTATTATATCTTTTCCCTATTTTCAGAGGACTAAACATACTTTTTATTTACATTACAGCATATATAAAAAGAGAGTAGTCATCTATAACCCTTCGCTTCCATCATATAAACACTTAATTCATAGTACGTCTGTATTTTTCAAGACTTAGTTTAATCATTCTCCTACTAAATTTTATTGCAGGTATCTATTCTTTGCTTATCACCAAAAGTTAGGGATACCATTTGTAAAAACGTATGCTAAATATAAGTTGATTGGAATGGAGGCTGGGCATCAGCGTCACAGATAAGACCCTGGAGCGAGCCGAAAGAGGAACGAAGCATCATGTCCTGCGATAACGCCTTCGTGACCAACATCCTTTTGGCCAAAGCGGCTCATCGGATGCCCCCAGGAAGCTTTGCTCTGTGCGCAGCAACAATGTTTTATCTGTGCGAAAGCGAAGCGGCAGCAACAATGTTTTATCTGCGCGAAAGCGAAGCGTCAGCAACAATGTTTTATCTGTGCGAAAGCGAAGCGTCAGCAACAATGTTTTATCTGCGCGAAAGCGAAGCGTCAGCGGCAATGTTTTATCTGCGCGAAAGCGAAGCGTCAGCGGCAATGTTTTATCTGCGCGAAAGCGAAGCGTCAGCGGCAATGTTTTATCTGCGCGAAAGCGAAGCGTCAGCGGCAAATGTTTTCTGTAGCGAAAGCAAAGCGGCAGCTACAAAGCGCCCAGTCGGAACGGAAATCAAACATACTTTATGGTAATGAGCCATCTTTTTCGTAAATTATGATAATTTTGTAACTATTTATGATTATAAAGAACAAGCGAAGGGAATTAATGAATTAATACTAATAATAGGAGAGTGATTATTATGAAAGATCTAGACTCAATATATGATTGGATAGATATGGCTTCATTAGTAGGTGGAGCGGCCCTCTTAACAGCACTAATTTACAGTGTTATTTTACTGTAAGGAGCATCGTGGATGGTTCACGATAGAAATTAAAAGGCAATCCACTTATCTAACAAGCAGATTGCCTTATTTTTATTGTTTTACATCATCATAAGCATTAGTTTTTTCAAATGCTGCAACTACATACGAGCAAACAGCCTCCATTTTATAACCCTGTTCACGCGCATAAGCTGCTGCACGATCCAACAATTTTTTGGCCACACCTTGGCCACGGAGCTTATCTGATACATATGTGTGATCCATTACCATTACTTGGCCCTTCTGCTGCCACGTAATTTCTGCTATTCTTTCCCCTTCTTGCTCATAGACAAAAGCAAGCTTATTTTCTGCTAGCTGTTGTAATTGAAATTCCATTTCTCACCACTCCTTTTTTTCATAGTAACATAGCTTTTTACATTTTTACAAAGATAGCGGGTAGCATCCCATCTCTTGAGCTAACATGACAAAAATAAAAGAATCTGCCCACTTTCCTCTAGCAATCTAGAGGAAGTGTTGCAGACTCTTTTCTATTAATTAAACCAAGATGAAATCGTATCCTTTAAATTAGCAAAGAAATTTTTCACACCTGCCCAGAATCCTGTATCTTCCATTAGCGATCCGAATTTTTCTTTTATTGTATTGCTAATATCATCTAATTGTTCAGACCATTTACTAAAATCTATGTCTAGTTTACTAATTTTGTTCATCAAATCAACTAGTAATTGACGGTCTTTTTCACTTAAATTAATTTCAAGCTTATTTAATTGCTCTTGCACAATCTTTTCAACATCTTCTCGCGTTTCTGGCTTTAATTCCGCAATTTGTTTTTTGATTTCTGTTAGTAATTCTGCAACCTTGGCATCGTCCACCCCAGCTGATTGTGTAAGAGTAGTTGCTACTGATAGTTCTTCATTTGCAACATCTGTACGATCAATATCAAGTGTTTCACCTGTTGTTA of Lysinibacillus agricola contains these proteins:
- a CDS encoding GNAT family N-acetyltransferase, encoding MEFQLQQLAENKLAFVYEQEGERIAEITWQQKGQVMVMDHTYVSDKLRGQGVAKKLLDRAAAYAREQGYKMEAVCSYVVAAFEKTNAYDDVKQ